A genomic stretch from Setaria italica strain Yugu1 chromosome VII, Setaria_italica_v2.0, whole genome shotgun sequence includes:
- the LOC101771304 gene encoding LOW QUALITY PROTEIN: probable indole-3-acetic acid-amido synthetase GH3.8 (The sequence of the model RefSeq protein was modified relative to this genomic sequence to represent the inferred CDS: inserted 1 base in 1 codon): MAATATTEDAEKLQFIEEMTTNVDAVQERVLAEILARNADAEYLASNCGLAGTTDRTTFRAKVPMVTYEDLLPYIRRIADGDRSPVLTGSGHPXSEFLVSSGTSGGEPKLFPTVNDDLDRRLLLQSLIMPVMKKNVSGLDEGSGLYFNFVKSETTTPGGLPLRTVLTSLFKSDHLKKLPYDPCHKYTSPTAAVLCEDTFQSTYAQMLCGLCHRHAVRRVGTVFAYGLLRAINFLQLNWRQLAADIEAGELTHRITDPSVREAVAGVLRPDPDLAQFIRMECSNSNGGDCWAGVITRIWPNTKYLDAIATGSMAQYIPTLNFYSGGLPIASTIYGSSECFFGINLRPMCDPSEVSYTIMPNMAYFEFLPLDGDGGDASQLVELAGVELGREYELVVTNYSGLCRYRVGDVLRVTGFHNAAPVFRFVRRGNVVLSVDVDKTDEADLQRAVERASSALLRPHGAAVLDYTSRVCTESIPGHYVVYWELMVVGDGGESVDDDGDVLGRCCLEMEEAMNSVYRQSRVADGSIGPLEIRVVRSGTFEELADYAISRGASIGQYKVPRCVSAPDMIQLLDSRVVSRHSSPALPHWVCSLAPPSPKNSITLLAYPSRRHQ; encoded by the exons ATGGCCGCAACCGCAACGACTGAGGACGCCGAGAAGCTTCAGTTCATCGAGGAGATGACCACCAACGTGGACGCCGTGCAGGAGCGCGTGCTGGCGGAGATCCTCGCCCGCAACGCCGACGCCGAGTACCTCGCCAGCAACTGCGGCCTCGCCGGCACCACCGACCGCACCACGTTCCGGGCCAAGGTGCCCATGGTGACATACGAGGACCTGCTGCCGTACATCCGGCGCATCGCCGACGGCGACCGGTCTCCCGTCCTGACGGGGTCGGGACACC ACTCCGAGTTCCTCGTCAGCTCCGGCACGTCCGGCGGCGAGCCCAAGCTGTTTCCGACCGTGAACGATGATCTCGACCGCCGCCTTCTGCTCCAGAGCCTCATCATGCCGGTCATGAAGAA GAACGTGTCTGGCCTCGATGAGGGGAGTGGTCTCTACTTCAACTTCGTCAAGTCGGAGACGACGACGCCGGGAGGCCTGCCACTGCGGACAGTACTGACGAGCCTGTTCAAGAGCGACCACTTGAAGAAGCTCCCATACGACCCCTGCCACAAGTACACGagcccgacggcggcggtgctctgcGAGGACACGTTCCAGAGCACGTACGCGCAGATGCTGTGCGGCCTGTGCCATCGCCACGCCGTGCGCCGCGTCGGCACCGTGTTCGCGTACGGCCTCCTCCGCGCGATCAACTTCCTGCAGCTCAACTGGAGGCAGCTCGCCGCCGACATCGAAGCCGGCGAGCTGACCCACCGCATCACCGACCCCTCGGTGCGTGAGGcggtcgccggcgtcctccggcCGGACCCCGATCTCGCCCAGTTCATTCGCATGGAATGCTCCAACTCAAATGGCGGCGACTGCTGGGCCGGTGTCATCACGCGCATTTGGCCGAACACCAAGTACCTCGACGCCATCGCCACCGGTTCGATGGCGCAGTACATCCCGACCCTGAATTTCTACAGCGGCGGCTTGCCGATAGCCTCCACCATCTACGGGTCCTCGGAGTGCTTCTTCGGCATCAACCTCCGGCCGATGTGCGACCCGTCCGAGGTGTCCTACACCATCATGCCCAACATGGCCTACTTCGAGTTCCTCCCGCTGGACGGCGATGGTGGCGACGCCAGCCAGCTCGTGGAGCTCGCCGGTGTGGAACTCGGGCGCGAGTACGAGCTGGTGGTCACCAACTACTCCGGGCTGTGCCGGTACCGCGTCGGCGACGTGCTCCGCGTGACGGGGTTCCACAACGCGGCGCCGGTGTTCCGGTTCGTGCGCCGCGGGAACGTGGTGCTGTCCGTGGACGTCGACAAGACCGACGAGGCCGACCTGCAGCGCGCGGTGGAGCGCGCGTCGTCCGCGCTGCTCCGGCcgcacggcgccgccgtgctGGACTACACCAGCCGGGTGTGCACGGAGAGCATCCCGGGGCACTACGTCGTCTACTGGGAGCTGATGGTCGTCGGCGACGGGGGCGAGAGCGTGGACGACGACGGTGACGTGCTGGGCCGGTGCTGcctggagatggaggaggccaTGAACTCGGTGTACCGGCAGAGCCGGGTGGCGGACGGCTCCATCGGGCCATTGGAGATCCGGGTCGTCCGGTCGGGCACCTTCGAGGAGCTCGCCGACTACGCCATCTCCCGCGGCGCGTCCATTGGGCAGTACAAGGTGCCCCGGTGCGTGAGCGCCCCGGACATGATCCAGCTGCTGGACTCCCGCGTGGTGTCGCGCCACTCCAGCCCGGCGCTGCCGCATTGGGTCTGCAGCTTGGCTCCACCTTCACCCAAGAATAGTATTACTTTGCTTGCATACCCCTCAAGAAGGCATCAATAA